The Nostoc sp. PCC 7524 nucleotide sequence TGCTCCCTGCCCCCTGCCCCCTGCCCCCTGCTCCCTGCCCCCTGCCCCCAATCCCCACTACAATTTTAAGAAACGTAACAAAAGAATCCCTAATGGGATTGATAATATTACTATATAGTTATATAATGGAAAAACATTCAAGGGATGTCATTCAGTTAGTCGAATGACGAGGTTTTATTTATGGGGAAATTATTTAACGAGCTGAAGAAAGATATTTTATATCAGCATGGAATGAATGCCTGTTTAAATTGTGGTGTATGTACTGCGGTATGTCCGGCGGCTGAGTTTAGCGATTACTCTCCTAGGGAAGTAATGAACACGGTGCAGTCGGAAGATGACGAAATGATTGAGGAATTACTCAAGTCAGACAAAATCTGGTATTGCGGACAGTGTTTTTCTTGTAAAACCCGGTGTCCTAGAGGTAACAGCGCAGCTTCGGTAATTCTCGCTTTACGTCGCCTTTCAATTAGACATGGTTACTTTGCTGAGTCAGAAAAAGGCAGACAGCAATTAATCGCCAAGCGGGTGTTTGGGGAAAATATGCTCAAACGGGGTTACACCTTGCTGGCGGAAAATATTTCGCCTTCCCACTTCCCTGAACTCGGTGACAACTGGGAATACTATTACAACCATATGCAAGAAATGCGGCAATGGTGGGATGTCCCCATGAATCTGGAAAATAGCGCAGGTTCGCATCGGGTGATTCCAGAAAAAGATATGGAAGAAGTACGGGCAATTTATCAAACCACTGGTGCAGTTTCTTTGATGGATGCTGTGGAACAAGGCATGGAGAAGAAACTAGGTAGCAAGAAAGAAGTAGAGGAATATTGGCAAACCTGGCTAGAAACCGGCGATAGCAGAAATTACGAATTGAAATAACTACATAGGGTGAAAAATAATGAAACTGGCAGGAAAAAATCAGGCTTGGGAAAGACACCAGAAAAATGTCCCCACTGTAGATGATGAAGGTGGGAAGTTGTGGGGATGCTTTCGCAGTTGTTTTCTTCAAAGTGCTGCCCCTTACACAGAAGGCATTGCATATAAAATTTTGAAAAATGATTTAGGTATGGAACTGCGGGAAGCAGCCGGACATACTTCCTGTGGTGCTATTGGCTATCACGGGGATGTGTCGAACCTGGAAACGCAAATGGTGATGGCGGCGAGGAATTTTTCTGTGGCGCATCATGAACTGGGTGTAGATAATCTTTTCTCATTTTGTGTGACCTCTTTCGCTAACTATACAGAAGTGATTAAACTTTGGGAGGAAGAACCAGAGTTAAAAGAATATACAGAAAAGACTTTGAAGGAAACTACCGGAAGAGAATTTTGGATTCCTCACGTTTCTGGGGGTAGACCTTCTGTGGTTCATGCTTCGGATGTGTTCTTTGCAAATCGCCATAAGTTAGCCGCAAAAGCTAAGTACAGTCTCAAGGGTATTAAAGCTACAGACCATGTTGGATGTCACTATGGGAAGATTTTCCCAGGTGAGGCGATGGGTGGGGCTGAGTTCCCACAGGTGCTAGTTGGGTTGTTAGAAGCTTTTGGTGCAGAGATTGTTGATTATCCTGAACGCAGACATTGCTGCGGGATGGGCTTTCGTCAGTGTGCTTTTCCAGAAAATAGAGATTACACCGCTAGCAGTGTTTATAAGAAAATGGTGAGTTTGAAGGAGGCGCATCCAGACTGTAATTTAATTCTCACTAATTGTCCGGGGTGTACGGTGTTTCTTGATGCGGAACAAGGAACGATTAAAGAGGTGTTGGAAGAGGAGTTTAATGTCAGTATTCTTGACTATGCTCAGTTGACTGGGTTGTTGTTGGGTTATGACCCGTTTAAGGATTGTGGGTTGAATGCTAAGGCTGTGCCGATTGAGCCTTTGTTGGATAAGATTGGTATTCCTTATGACAGGAGTAAGACGGCGGAGGAGCGTCGGAGGCCGTTTTAGGTTGGGGATTTTTTCACGCAGAGACGCAGAGGCGCAGAGAGTAGGAGAGTTTAGAGGTGAAGGTTATGGGTAAGAATGTAGTAGTGATTGGGGGCGGTGTTGCTGGGATGGCGGCGGCTGGGAGGTTGCAGGATTTTGGGTATGAGGTGGTGTTAGTTGAGAAGGCGGCTGCTATTGGGGGTCATGTTAAGAATTGGTATAAGGTGTTTCCTGATTTTACTGATGCTACGGAAATTATCGGTAATTTGAAGGGTAATCTGGGTAAGACTAGGATTTTAACTGATTGTACGGTGACTGGGATTGCTGGGTCAGCACCTCATTTTCAAGTGACTACTTCGACGGGTGAAATTATCAATGCGGCTGCAATTTTGGTGGCGACGGGATTTAAGCCGTTTGATGCTGCTTTGAAGGAAGAATATGGTTATGGTATCTACGATAATTCTTTCACTTCTATTGAGTTAGATGCCATGCTGAAACATCACACGGTGAAGACGGCTGCTGGGAAAATACCTAAGAAGGTGGCGATGATTCACTGTGTGGGTTCTAGGGATGAGAAGGTCAATAATAATTACTGTTCTAGGGTCTGTTGTACGAACACGATTAAGGTAGCCATTGAACTTAAACAGCAGATTCCTGATTGTGAGATTTATTGTCTCTACATGGATATTCGGGTGTTTGGTCGCGGTTATGAGGAACTGTATCGCACTTCTCAGGAAGATTATGGGATTCAGTTTATTCGCGGTCGGTTGTCGGAGGCGAATGAGAAAACTGACGGTAATTTATTGTTAAGGCTGGAAGATACACTCACCGCTAGACCGATGCGTTTGACTGTGGATATGTTGGTGTTGATGGTGGGGATGTGCGCCAATACGGAATTATCTGATGTGGCGGGGTTGAAGGTTGGTGCAGACCGTTTTTATGAAACTGCAAATATGCAATACTCTAACAATTCTTCGCCCAGAGAAGGGATTTTTCTGGCGGGGACAGCTACAGGGCCGAAAGCAATTGTGGAATCTATTACTGATGGACGTTCTGCTGCGGCAGAAATTGCAGGATTTTTAGCTAGTCAGTCTGTGGGTTCTCAAAATGGTTATTCAGCAGTGACGGAAATTGCAGCTTCACTTCATTAGGGTGTAAAAAAATGGCAGCGAAAAAGTGTTTCTTTGGGTTAAAGGTCGATCGCCAGGTGGATGGCGACAAGATGAACCGCGAGTTTCTTAAGAAAGTGCTGGCGGAGGGTGGTGATTATGCCGCGATCGCAAGTTGTATGCAATGTGGTACTTGTAGCGGTGGCTGTACCAATGCTGATCGGATGGATATTTTACCGCGCAGCTTGGTATTGATGATTCAAAGGGGTGAGTGGGAAAAAGTTCTGCAAAGTCAGGCTTTGTGGTTGTGTACTTCCTGTCAAATTTGTACTTCCCGATGTCCGCGTGGGGTGCGTCCGGCGGATGTGATTGAAGCGGTAAAGGCGATCGCTATTCGGGAAGGGATCAAAAATGATTCTGTCAGGTTCAATCAGATATTTGTGGAGTTAATCAAGAAACGCGGTATTCTCTTTGAACCGGAATTAATGCAAGAGTACGGGGGTATGTCTGCCGTGCTGGAACAAGCGCAATTAGGTATCAAATTAGCTTTACGGGGCAAAATCTCTCCATTCCCCGCCAAAGTCAAAGACCCCAAACAATTTAGTGCAGCATTAGCAAAGGCAGTTGAACAATGAAATTTTCTTACTATCCGGGATGTAGTCTGCACACAACTGCTAAAGAGTTTGATATCTCCACTAAAGTTGTGATGCGGGAGTTGGGAATTGAACTTGAGGATTTACATGATTGGTCATGTTGTGGGGGTTCTGTTGCTGGTGCTGTCTCCCATGATGTGGGTATGGCTTTGGCGGCGAGAAATGTGGCTTTGGCACAGAAACAAAATCTCGATTTGTTAGCATCTTGTTCTGGTTGTTATAACAAATCAGCTAGGGCAGCACAAGCATTAGAAAAAGAGACAGAACGAGATAAAATCACCGCGATTTTGTCACAAATGGGGATATCTATTACTGATTCCCACATTAAAGTTAGGAATGTGGTAGATGTTTTACTCAATGATGTTGATATCTCCACCCATATCAAAAAACCCCTCAAAGGTTTGAAGGTGGCTTGTTATTATGGTTGTCTGCTAACTAGACCAGCAGACATTACTGGATGGGATTCTCCTTTATTCCCAATGTCAATGGATAAATTAGCTCAAAAGTGTGGGGCTGAGGTCGTTGATTTCCGATCCAAAACCAAATGTTGCGGCGGTTCTATGGTCATCCCTAAAGAAGATGTCGCCTTAGATTTGACTAAGCAAATATTAGATGAGGCTAAATCTCTGGGGGCTGATTGTATAGTTTTGGCTTGTCCGTTGTGTGCTACCAACTTAGAAATCAAACAACCAGATATTGAGAAGAAATATCATGTTAACTATGGGCTACCAGTTATCTACATTACGGAGTTAATTGGTTTAGCGTGTGGGATTTCACCGAGGAAATTAGGCTTGCATCAGCACATAATTTCTACTAAGTCGGTTTTACAAAAATTGAATACTTATGAGTAAGTAGGAGACATCAATTATGAAATTAGAATATCAATTGAGCAAGGCATTAACTAGAAATCCTCTATTTGGTAAATACTGCCTATTTCCTGGTATGACAAAATTACTACTTGTTGGTGTTACTGGTTTTATTCTCGTACCAATACTGCTACCAGCCGTCAAGAAACTTGGTAAGTCCATCGCTAAGGAAACCATCAAAGGCGGAATCATTGCCTATGAAGGTAGTCAAGAACTGATCTCGGAAGCTAAAGCAGAAATCGCTGCTAAAACCTCTACCTAAAAGTTTCATATTCACACTTTCATTAGATGGGCATATTATCTTTATGGTCTAGAATGTAGTGAAAAAATACGTCCTAATTGATAATCGAAAACACTAGCTAAATCTAGACCATGAAATATCAAAGGTTTTTGGCAATTTTACTAGCAATAGGCATATTTTTCTGTATTCTTTTTAGTGTCACATATAACTTGCCAGCCTTAGCATTGACTCAAACTATATCTAACCCAATTACAAAAGTCTCAACCGTGTTAAATTCAGATTCAGACATACAAACAGCAGTTGATCATTATCTTAATTCTCTTCCCAAAGGTTATTACACCGTGGGTAATGTAGAAGAATTGCAACGGTTACTCAGAGAAGATAATATGCTTTTGGTTGATGTCAGAGAGCCTTCTGAGTACGCGACTGGACATATTGGTAATGCGATTAATATTCCTTTGCCAAAACTGACGCAAAACCTAGATAAAATTCCGCAAAATCAGCCTGTGGTAGTTTACTGTACATCTGGTTATCGTTCAGCAATGGCAGTTATGTCTTTACGTTTGTTGGGCTATGAAAATGTCCGAGGTTTTCCCCCCAGCATCAATGGTTGGAAAGCAGCAGGCCAAACTTTAAATACTTCCTCTAGCTAATTTGTTTTTTTGCAGCAAAAACTATATCCTTAAGTTACCTACATTGTATTTTGTATACTTTGTAGGCTTATTAATATGTAGAAAATCATCACAGATAAAAATGCGTGAACTTTACCCACCGATTGAACCTTACAACGAAGGGAAATTAAAAGTTTCAGAATTGCATACAATTCATTTTGAAGAATCAGGAAACCCCCAAGGTAAGCCGATAGTTTTACTGCATGGAGGCCCTGGTGGTGGGTGTCCGCCATATTATCGCCAATATTTTTATCCTGAGAAATGGCGATTAATTATGTTTGATCAACGTGGCTGTGGTCAAAGTCAACCCCATGCAGAGTTAAGAGAAAATACGACTTGGGACTTAGTTAATGATATTGAAAAGCTGCGCGAGCATTTAAATATAGAAAAGTGGGTAGTTTTTGGTGGTAGTTGGGGTAGTACCTTATCATTAGCCTATAGTCAAACTCATCCAGAACGTTGTTTAGGATTAATTTTACGTGGTATATTTTTGTTGCGACAAAAAGAATTACGTTGGTTTTATCAAGAAGGGGCTAGCTATATTTTTCCTGATGCTTGGGAAGAATATCTCAAACCAATTCCTGTAGATGAGCGTGATGATTTACTGACTGCTTATTATCAACGTTTAACTAGTCCAGACTTGGAAACTAGGCAAGAAGCAGCGCGGGCGTGGTCAATTTGGGAAGCTAGCACCAGTAGATTATTTACAGATACACAATTAATGCAAACTTTTGGTGAGGATAAATTTGCGGAAGCTTTTGCACGGATTGAATGTCATTATTTTATGAATCAAGGATTTTTAAATCCTGACAATCAATTATTATTAAATGTTGACTGCATTCGTCATATTCCCGGTGTGATTGTGCAAGGGCGTTATGATGTAGTTTGTCCGATGATATCAGCTTGGGAGCTACATCAAGCTTGGCCAGAAGCCGAATTTATCGTTATTCCTGATGCGGGGCATTCTATGAGTGAAATCGGAATTCGTAGTGCTTTAATTGAGGTGACAGATAATTTTTGATGTATTGTAGACTATATGTCTCATTCAAGCATTTATTTCAGAGAATTAAGCAACTAATGCAAGGTACACAACTTTCTTTTTTTAGCAACGAAGAAGGGTTTAATCCTACCAAAAAGGAGAAAAAACCAAAATTAGGACGTTATGAACGTATCAAACGTAATTTAGAGAAAAATGATCAAGATCCATACAAGATATTTATTGATGTTAATACCCCACTAATACCAGCATCTCAATATACTTTTGTGGATCTGTTCTGTGGTGCAGGAGGAATTACACAAGGATTAGTACAGGCTGGATTCCAGGCCTTAGCTAGTGTGGAAATTAGTCCAATTGCTTCTGCTACACATCAAAGAAATTTTCCTCATTGTCATCATTTTTGTGGAGATATAGAACAATTTTATCCAAAAAGTTGGTTGCAACAAATTGGCTATCCTGAAGTAAATCTGGTGGTTGGTGGTCCTCCTTGTCAGGGGTTTTCGGTAGCAGGTAAACGCGATCCCAAAGATCCGCGTAATCGTCTATTTTATGAATTTGTACGTGTGGTATCAGAAATACGTCCGTGGTATGTAGTTATGGAAAATGTACCAGGAATTCTAACCATTCAAAATGGAAATGTGAAGCAAGCTATTATTGAAGCTTTTGAATCTATTGGTTATCCTCATGTTTCTGTAGCAATTCTAGAATCTGCTGACTATGGAGTACCACAGATTAGACCAAGAGCTATCTTTATTGCTAATAGATTCGGAATGCCAAATCCATATCCTAAAGCTCAGTTATTACCAGAAGAATATAAACCCATCGAATCAGCTATTTCTGATTTACCAGAATATACTCCAATTCCAGAAATTAATCACCAATGGACTAGACATTCACCAGAGTATATGGAGCGTATTGCAAAAGTACCCCCTGGTGGTTCTTTATATCAAAAATATGTTGATGCCTTTAAGCGTCAATATCCAGGTAAACCAAGTATGACTGTTAAAGAAAATCATGGCGGTACTCATATCCACCCATATTTAAATCGGGTAATTTCATCTCGTGAGATGGCAAGATTACAAAGCTTTCCTGATTCATTCATTTTTGAAGGGACTATGAAAAAAGCCATGTGGCAAATTGGGAATGCAGTCCCACCTCGTTTAGCAGAGTGTATTGGTTATGCGCTCATACCTTATTTAAACAAGATTGCACTTAACACTGATCATCAAGTTGATATTACTTATGTTGATCAGACTGAGATAGTTTTTGATTGAGCGCATTACGCCACGCTTCAAAATTATACCAACCACATCCGACACAACCTTCTTCAGCTTCATCACCACGCTGATGTACAGAAGGCCAGTTTTCATCTCCTTGATACCAAAAATGAATCCCGAAAGGCGCACCTCGTTTACCAGTTTTGATACATCGCTCACAGCTTCTTGATTTTAAAAGATTGTGATTGCCAGAGGTATCTTTCTTCAACAATTGAAACTTTCGCTTGATTTCATTATCACTCATAGATGTTAAGTGTGGAGGCTCACTAGCTCCCCATCTTTCCATCGGAAATCTATGATCAATTACTAATTCATGTTTCTCTCTTTGCCTTTGTTCTATTACATCTGTATAAGAATAAACTTGTAAAATTTTTTCGACTAAAGAAGCGGGTATATTTGATGCAGAATTAGCTGATTTTATCTCACCTGTCCACCTATCTCCTAAGCGTGTCTGCTGACAAGTTTGACAGTAGTTTTTGGTTGTTTCAATTACAAGACCAGGACGACTCCTTGTTCCACGTTGTAATCCCTGAATACCTCCACCACCAGCGTACTGATTTGATCCTATTTTCTTTCCTTCACACTCTCTACAGTGCCATTGTTGATCTGACAACAGCTTAAAGACTTGTAGTTGAGTTGAATCTTGTCTGAACTGGCTCTGAATTGTCTGTACTAAATTTTGTTCCTTGCTCACTGTATTCTATTGGCTTCTATTTCCAGATGTTCAAGAAGAACAGAAACACTTATACCTAGGCCATTAGCAAGGCTGACAAGAGCAGTTAGTGATGGATTTCTGACTCCACGTTCTACACCAGATATGTATGTACGGTCTAAATTGGCGCGTAGTCCTAGTTCCTCTTGGGATATTCCCTGCTCTATTCTGCGTTGTCTGACAAGATAGCCTAAAGCACTAAGAATCTTTTGTTTCGGTTCATTCATGTGCCGATTTTCAGCTTCTATGGACTATCAGTCTACGGACGATGTGTCACATTGCAACTTACTACCTAGCAATTTCGAGACAATGTGAGAATGAATAAACTCTTAGATTTAAAACCATGAAATTTATTGGTGTTGATTTGGGTTGGAAATCACAACCTAGTGGGTTATGTTGCTTACAATTGGCAGAAGGAAAATTAAAATTAGTTGATTTAGAACGGCAAGATGCGATCGCACACATCCTAACTTGGATAGATAACTGGGTAAAATCAGCCGAATCAGCAATCATCGCCGTAGATGCGCCTACTCTCATCCCGAACCCTACAGGTAGTCGTCTACCTGATAAGCTGACTCACAAATACTTTGGGAAATATCATGCTGGCTGTTACCCCGCTAACCAAAATCTCCCCTTTGCAGAACGGACGATCAATTTTGGCTTAGAATTAGAATCCCGTGGTTTTGCCCATGCACCAAGTATTGAACCACAAACACCGGGTAGATATCAGATAGAAGTCTTTCCCCACCCCGCCATAGTGCATTTATTTGGCTTAGAACGGATTTTAAAATACAAAAAAGGGCGCATCAGTGAGCGCCGCTTAGAATTAATCAAACTTTATCAATATATTGTGGAGATGTTACCTACCTTGGAACCTGCTTTACATCTGGGTAGTAAGTTCTCTATGGAGATTCCCCATACAGGTGCAGCACTCAAAGCCACGGAAGATAAACTAGATAGTCTTATCTGTGCTTATGTCGCTGCTTACTGGTGGTATTGGGGAGAACAACGGAACTTGGTATTAGGCGATCGCACTACCGGTTACATTGTCATCCCGCAAGCAATGGGGACTGGGGATTAGGGACTGGGGACTGGGTAAAAGTTTTTCTCCCCTGCACCCCGCACCCCTGCACCCTTACTCTGCCCAAGCAATCAATCTTGGTTCATAAAGGCTAGAAAGATATGGGTGTTTGGGCAGTACCCGCAAAGACAAGCCTTGTAAACCAGAATTGGTGTATATGATATCAGCAGTATAAACACTCAACCCTTGTGTATCCTGTCCTTGGTAATCCATAACTACAGGTACAGCGTTAACAATCTCGCCGTTGGCATCAATTGAGCCTTGATATAGTTCTACTTGCACATCTTCATTTGTTAAAGTTGCCAAGTCAACCTTAGCTTTTACGCCCACGGTTTGATTAACTTCTATATCTGCACCTACAGATACGTCAATATCTTTGATTCTGATATTAAACCAGTGAATACTTAGTTTTGCTTTCCAATCTGCTAATTCTTTAGCTGGAGCATAGTTGTCAGAATTTAAGGTATGGTAGCGATCGCTAGCCGGGAAATAAGCTCGTTGAGCATATTCTCTCACCATCCGCGCTGTATTGAAAAAGGGACAATTCAACCGGATAGCGTCTTTCATTTTGGCAACCCAAGGGCGGGGTAAACCATCGACATCACGGTGATCATAAAACAATGGTACGACTTCTTTTTCTAGTAAGTCGTAGAGAGCATTAGCTTCGACTTCATCCTGGTAATTAGGATCATCGTAATTCTCGCCGTGGCCAATTGCCCAACCTGTGCGGACATAATCAGCTTCATCCCACCAACCATCTAAGACGCTCAAATTAGGCAATCCATTCATGGCTGCTTTCATCCCGCTAGTACCAGAGGCTTCACGGGGACGACGGGGTGTATTTAACCAGACATCACAACCAGCTACCATCAACCGGGAAATATGAATGTCGTAATTGGGAACAAACACTATGTGTTTTTCTAAGTGTTGTTCAGTGATAAAGTGGTTGATTTCGCGGATGAGTTCTTTACCGGGAAGATCTTTCGGGTGTGCCTTACCAGCAATTACAAATTGCACCTTGCGGCCTTTGTTACCTAGTAAAATCCGCTTGATGCGTTCAATGTCACGCATCCACAGGGTAGCACGTTTGTAGGTGGCAAAACGACGGGCAAAGCCAATAGTCAAAACATTAGGATCAAGGACTTCCTGGGCTTGAGCAATGTCGGAAGGGGAAGCACCGCGATCGTGTAAATGCTTGACTAGATGTTCGCGCACATACAAAATCATGTCTAAGCGGCAACGTTCATGATTGCGCCACAATTCTTCATCAGGAATGGCTTCCATCCGTTCCCATAATGGGCTATCTGGTGATGCTGATGACCAATTCGGCCCCAAGTAGCGATCGTATAACTCCTGAGTTGATTTAGCTACACAACTTCGGGCATGAACACCGTTGGTAATCGCTGTAATTGGTACTTCCTCTACGGGGACTTTTTTCCACAACCCTTGGAACATTTGGCGGGACACTACACCGTGCAGTTGGGCAACACCATTGGAAGCAGTTGCCATCTTCAAGGCTAGCACTGCCATACTAAAGGGTGCGGACAAATCGCCTGTATTCTCTCTTCCCAGTCCCAAAAATTGCTCTTTGGGTAAGTCAAAAATATCTGCGTAGTAACCCAGGTAGTGAAGAATTTTATCGGGAGGGAACAAGTCAATCCCAGCCGGCACAGGTGTGTGAGTGGTAAAGATATTACTGGACATCACCACCTGTTTCGCTTCCGAGTAGCTTAATCCCTGTTCTTGAATCAAGATGCGGATGCGTTCTAGGGCGGAAAAGGCAGCATGACCTTCATTCATGTGGTAGGCTGTGACTTCATACCCCAAAGCTTTTAATAGTTGTACACCACCGATACCCAGCATAATTTCCTGGTGAATACGCATATCGATATCACCACCATACAACTGATCGGTGATGTCGTGGTCGTAGGGGTTGTTTGGTTCAATGTTAGTGTCCAGCATATACAGGGGTACTGTTCCCACCTGTACCCGCCAAACTCTGGCGTACACCTTACGCCCTGGATAATCTACGGCAATCCGCAGTTCTGAACCGTCAGGATTACGCTCCAGATGCAAGGGCATATTGTAAAAATCATTAATCGGGTAGCGTTCTTGCTGCCAGCCATCCACATTGAGATACTGAGCAAAGTAGCCTTGCTGGTACAACAAACCGATACCGACTAGAGGTAAACCCAAGTCGCTGGCAGATTTGAGGTGATCCCCCGCCAGCACACCCAAGCCACCAGAATAAATAGGCAAACAATCTACCAGTCCAAATTCAGCCGAAAAATAGGCGTAACATTCTTTTGGCTTTTGACTGCGTTGTTTGTGATACCAAGTGCGCTCTTGTAAATAATCTTCTAACTGACGAGCCGCACGATCCATCTGCGCTAGAAAGCCTTCATCTTCGACTACTTCCGAAAGTCGCGCTTGAGAGATCGTACCCAGCATCAATACTGGGTTGTGATGACTAGATTCCCATAAATCTGGGTCTAAGCGCCGAAATAAATCTTTAGTCTCAACATTCCAGTCCCAATGTAAGTTATACGCCAACCGCCGCAATGGTTCTAGTCGTGGCGGCAGGGAAGGAGAAACGTTGAATGTACGAATTGGCTGCATAGGTTAGTAAAGTTCCTAGTTTAGCTAAGGTTATTGTTGACTGTCTTTACCCAATGTTGCCAATTCTTTATACTATGTTTGTAAAATTATCATGACTTTGTTAAGTCTGGAA carries:
- a CDS encoding heterodisulfide reductase-related iron-sulfur binding cluster; the encoded protein is MKLAGKNQAWERHQKNVPTVDDEGGKLWGCFRSCFLQSAAPYTEGIAYKILKNDLGMELREAAGHTSCGAIGYHGDVSNLETQMVMAARNFSVAHHELGVDNLFSFCVTSFANYTEVIKLWEEEPELKEYTEKTLKETTGREFWIPHVSGGRPSVVHASDVFFANRHKLAAKAKYSLKGIKATDHVGCHYGKIFPGEAMGGAEFPQVLVGLLEAFGAEIVDYPERRHCCGMGFRQCAFPENRDYTASSVYKKMVSLKEAHPDCNLILTNCPGCTVFLDAEQGTIKEVLEEEFNVSILDYAQLTGLLLGYDPFKDCGLNAKAVPIEPLLDKIGIPYDRSKTAEERRRPF
- a CDS encoding 4Fe-4S dicluster domain-containing protein: MGKLFNELKKDILYQHGMNACLNCGVCTAVCPAAEFSDYSPREVMNTVQSEDDEMIEELLKSDKIWYCGQCFSCKTRCPRGNSAASVILALRRLSIRHGYFAESEKGRQQLIAKRVFGENMLKRGYTLLAENISPSHFPELGDNWEYYYNHMQEMRQWWDVPMNLENSAGSHRVIPEKDMEEVRAIYQTTGAVSLMDAVEQGMEKKLGSKKEVEEYWQTWLETGDSRNYELK
- a CDS encoding rhodanese-like domain-containing protein, producing the protein MKYQRFLAILLAIGIFFCILFSVTYNLPALALTQTISNPITKVSTVLNSDSDIQTAVDHYLNSLPKGYYTVGNVEELQRLLREDNMLLVDVREPSEYATGHIGNAINIPLPKLTQNLDKIPQNQPVVVYCTSGYRSAMAVMSLRLLGYENVRGFPPSINGWKAAGQTLNTSSS
- a CDS encoding DUF429 domain-containing protein, which encodes MKFIGVDLGWKSQPSGLCCLQLAEGKLKLVDLERQDAIAHILTWIDNWVKSAESAIIAVDAPTLIPNPTGSRLPDKLTHKYFGKYHAGCYPANQNLPFAERTINFGLELESRGFAHAPSIEPQTPGRYQIEVFPHPAIVHLFGLERILKYKKGRISERRLELIKLYQYIVEMLPTLEPALHLGSKFSMEIPHTGAALKATEDKLDSLICAYVAAYWWYWGEQRNLVLGDRTTGYIVIPQAMGTGD
- a CDS encoding 4Fe-4S dicluster domain-containing protein, with the protein product MAAKKCFFGLKVDRQVDGDKMNREFLKKVLAEGGDYAAIASCMQCGTCSGGCTNADRMDILPRSLVLMIQRGEWEKVLQSQALWLCTSCQICTSRCPRGVRPADVIEAVKAIAIREGIKNDSVRFNQIFVELIKKRGILFEPELMQEYGGMSAVLEQAQLGIKLALRGKISPFPAKVKDPKQFSAALAKAVEQ
- a CDS encoding DNA cytosine methyltransferase — its product is MQGTQLSFFSNEEGFNPTKKEKKPKLGRYERIKRNLEKNDQDPYKIFIDVNTPLIPASQYTFVDLFCGAGGITQGLVQAGFQALASVEISPIASATHQRNFPHCHHFCGDIEQFYPKSWLQQIGYPEVNLVVGGPPCQGFSVAGKRDPKDPRNRLFYEFVRVVSEIRPWYVVMENVPGILTIQNGNVKQAIIEAFESIGYPHVSVAILESADYGVPQIRPRAIFIANRFGMPNPYPKAQLLPEEYKPIESAISDLPEYTPIPEINHQWTRHSPEYMERIAKVPPGGSLYQKYVDAFKRQYPGKPSMTVKENHGGTHIHPYLNRVISSREMARLQSFPDSFIFEGTMKKAMWQIGNAVPPRLAECIGYALIPYLNKIALNTDHQVDITYVDQTEIVFD
- a CDS encoding helix-turn-helix domain-containing protein, whose protein sequence is MNEPKQKILSALGYLVRQRRIEQGISQEELGLRANLDRTYISGVERGVRNPSLTALVSLANGLGISVSVLLEHLEIEANRIQ
- a CDS encoding CoB--CoM heterodisulfide reductase iron-sulfur subunit B family protein, yielding MKFSYYPGCSLHTTAKEFDISTKVVMRELGIELEDLHDWSCCGGSVAGAVSHDVGMALAARNVALAQKQNLDLLASCSGCYNKSARAAQALEKETERDKITAILSQMGISITDSHIKVRNVVDVLLNDVDISTHIKKPLKGLKVACYYGCLLTRPADITGWDSPLFPMSMDKLAQKCGAEVVDFRSKTKCCGGSMVIPKEDVALDLTKQILDEAKSLGADCIVLACPLCATNLEIKQPDIEKKYHVNYGLPVIYITELIGLACGISPRKLGLHQHIISTKSVLQKLNTYE
- the pip gene encoding prolyl aminopeptidase, whose amino-acid sequence is MRELYPPIEPYNEGKLKVSELHTIHFEESGNPQGKPIVLLHGGPGGGCPPYYRQYFYPEKWRLIMFDQRGCGQSQPHAELRENTTWDLVNDIEKLREHLNIEKWVVFGGSWGSTLSLAYSQTHPERCLGLILRGIFLLRQKELRWFYQEGASYIFPDAWEEYLKPIPVDERDDLLTAYYQRLTSPDLETRQEAARAWSIWEASTSRLFTDTQLMQTFGEDKFAEAFARIECHYFMNQGFLNPDNQLLLNVDCIRHIPGVIVQGRYDVVCPMISAWELHQAWPEAEFIVIPDAGHSMSEIGIRSALIEVTDNF
- a CDS encoding FAD-dependent oxidoreductase; translated protein: MGKNVVVIGGGVAGMAAAGRLQDFGYEVVLVEKAAAIGGHVKNWYKVFPDFTDATEIIGNLKGNLGKTRILTDCTVTGIAGSAPHFQVTTSTGEIINAAAILVATGFKPFDAALKEEYGYGIYDNSFTSIELDAMLKHHTVKTAAGKIPKKVAMIHCVGSRDEKVNNNYCSRVCCTNTIKVAIELKQQIPDCEIYCLYMDIRVFGRGYEELYRTSQEDYGIQFIRGRLSEANEKTDGNLLLRLEDTLTARPMRLTVDMLVLMVGMCANTELSDVAGLKVGADRFYETANMQYSNNSSPREGIFLAGTATGPKAIVESITDGRSAAAEIAGFLASQSVGSQNGYSAVTEIAASLH